A region from the Afifella aestuarii genome encodes:
- a CDS encoding histidine kinase, whose translation MPSLFRFLFVIAVLAAIVYGGMIALTLLVEPNPREMSVRIPAERVNQ comes from the coding sequence ATGCCAAGTCTCTTTCGCTTCTTGTTTGTCATCGCGGTTCTGGCCGCGATCGTCTATGGTGGCATGATAGCGCTGACGCTTCTCGTGGAGCCCAATCCCAGAGAGATGAGCGTGCGTATTCCTGCGGAGCGGGTCAATCAGTGA
- a CDS encoding site-specific tyrosine recombinase XerD, producing MDIEAFLEMLAAERGASANTLAAYRRDLLDALGTVSDLREVGGDGVRDYIATLAARGMSPATQSRRVSALRQFFRFLLSEGLRSDDPTIVLDRPKPLRGLPKTLSVEEVGTLLDTARARADREAPPARRLAAARMRALLELLYATGLRVSELLGLPASAATGERPFLIVTGKGGRERLVPLNEDARLSMRAYRALLDERQAGRSPFLFPAASACGHLTRQAFARDLKEVGIEAGISPARLSPHVLRHAFATHLLSGGADLRAVQTLLGHADISTTQIYTHILEERMKTLVQEHHPLGRMR from the coding sequence CTGGATATCGAAGCATTTCTGGAGATGCTGGCGGCTGAGCGCGGGGCTTCTGCCAATACGCTTGCGGCCTATCGGCGCGACCTTCTCGATGCTCTCGGCACCGTCAGCGACCTGCGCGAGGTCGGCGGCGACGGGGTGCGCGACTATATCGCCACACTTGCAGCACGCGGCATGAGCCCGGCGACACAGAGCCGACGGGTTTCTGCGCTGCGCCAGTTCTTTCGCTTCCTCCTTTCCGAAGGGTTGCGCAGCGACGATCCGACGATCGTGCTTGATCGTCCGAAGCCACTGCGCGGCCTGCCAAAGACCTTGTCTGTCGAAGAGGTTGGTACCTTGCTGGATACGGCACGCGCGCGGGCAGACCGCGAGGCGCCACCGGCACGGCGCCTGGCTGCGGCGCGCATGCGGGCGCTTCTGGAGCTTCTCTATGCCACCGGCCTTCGGGTTTCGGAACTCCTCGGGCTGCCGGCAAGTGCGGCGACCGGCGAGCGCCCTTTCCTGATCGTCACCGGCAAAGGGGGGCGTGAGCGGCTCGTGCCTTTGAACGAAGACGCCCGCCTTTCGATGCGAGCTTACCGCGCACTCCTCGATGAGCGGCAGGCGGGCCGAAGCCCGTTTCTGTTTCCGGCGGCCTCGGCCTGCGGGCATCTGACGCGCCAGGCTTTCGCGCGCGACTTGAAGGAGGTCGGCATTGAGGCCGGCATATCGCCCGCGCGCCTGTCGCCCCATGTCTTGCGTCATGCTTTCGCGACGCATCTCCTGTCAGGCGGCGCCGATCTCAGGGCCGTGCAGACATTGCTCGGCCATGCCGACATTTCGACCACACAGATTTATACCCATATTCTGGAGGAGCGCATGAAGACGCTCGTCCAGGAGCATCACCCTCTCGGGCGCATGCGCTGA